The DNA region AATTCAGGTCCGCCTTGATAAAAAAATACATCTTTTAAAAACAACAACCGGCGAGCCAAAGAAGCACCCCAAAATTTTCCTTCCCCAAATTCTAGCAAGGACTGGCAAAACCACGGGGAACCATTCACCCCCGACAATTCCTAAAAATCTCGAAAGCATGTTCCCAGCAGCAAAAATTATTCAATCAATTCAACGGCTGCCACATCCAAGAAAGACGTTGGGAGCAAGACTCCGGTTGTTCAAATCATCCTGCCCCCAGCCGCAAATTCAAGGACTTACATTAATATGACGTAAGTTTTTTTTCTTACACCTCCCGGTTATCCCCTTTTATCCTGATGCGTTTACTTGGGAAAACATTGTGTCAGTTTGGACATATATTACGCCAACTATACTTAGAATCGTTCTTCAACTTACCATTAGCGATAGCAATTAACTGGCGGAAACAAAGCAAGACAGATTTTTCCCACTTGGTATACGGAGTGAGAGATGGATATGACAATTGGCGATTTAGTAAGATTTAATGAATTCCTTGATTCGACAATAGATCAAAAAAATTTAGATGAGGAATTTATTACTTTAAGACAAGCCGAACTAGAGGGCATATCAAAAAACTCCGATGTTAAATATTTTCCTTTTGTTGCCTTAAGCTATGCTAAATTAATGGAATTGACCGTTTTATTAGCTGGAAAGTATGCTGACAATTGCCAGATCACGGATTTTGGTGATCTTGTGATAAATCCTAGGCACATCGATGTCTGCATCTTAAATGCTAGATCAATAAAAGAAGATTACGGCATTACAGGCAGCATTCCACTTTGGTTCAAGAAACAAGTGCAAGAATGCACTGGTAGCCAATACTCTGAAGATCTGGGAAAAATGGCTGTTGACCCAACTTTGTTATTTCATTTTGTTGAACAAGGCCTACTGCTGAGAATAGTAAAAAAAGAAAGGCATGGGAGATTAAGCGATCAGTTCCGAGATTGCATTCCATATGATGCTCAGTCAGCTTTTTCAAAAGAGATTGAGGAATTTAATCCAATCGCACACAATCCAGTAAAAGATCTTGGCTGCGGAGGCGGAAAGGTCGCATGTCTCGATGTTGCATCATGGCTTGCCAGCAACACAGTATTGAATGTTGTAAAAGGTAGCTTAAAAGCTGATCTGATAGATGTATTGCGAGATGTCATGTCAGATGATTATCTGAAATCAATTAATACAAAATTTGAGAAGGCACAGGATTCTCTAGCCTATATAAATATGGGAAGGAAAAATTTCGGCAATTTCCCATATAATGAGGAAGTGCCCATATCTGAGTGGGCTGAAATCAATCAGACCTTATGTCACTTCACGTTAGATGGTTATGGTATGATTCAGTCTGAATTAGATAAGAGTTTTTCCAATCCATGTTACAAAAGCCCTTTTCTGAACGGCTTACTTTACAACGCTCCTAAAACACAGGACACAAATGTGACGCTATGTCCAACTCCGGCAAGGATAAGTTTGCCCATAGCACCCCCTGTTTGTATGACATTCACCCAATAACTTTTACATCCTTTTTAGGCTCACACAAACCAGCATCCAATGTAAATTCCGAAAATCTCTATATACATGAATAAACAGGTCGTTTACATTCTACTTTAAAGGAAAAACAAAATGACCCCAAAAATATATTTCAATCCCGGATGCGCACTGAGTATTTATAAGCCTGAAATGGAAGTAGCTATTTTAGACTTCCTGAACCGTAATTATAAGCAAACTTTGTTACATAAAATATGTTGCCGCCATGAGCCGCAGCTTGATGGCGGCTCTGTCATAATCAATGTTTGCGCCGGATGCGATAAACGTTTCAGCAGCCTGTACGAGGGCATCTCGACAATCTCGTTATGGGAAGTGCTTGATAGTCTGGATTCATTTGACTTTCCGGATTACCAAGGGCTTAAAATGTCCGTCCACGATGCCTGCCCTGTTCGTGGTAATGCTGGTGTCCATCAGGCTGTCCGTAACCTGCTCGGAAAAATGAATATTGAAATTGTTGAAACAAAATTTCACGGTTCAAAATCGGTATGCTGCGGTGATGATTTCTATCCGAAACTTCCGGTTGAAAAAGTTCATACACTCATGAAGAAAAGGGCAGATTCCATGCCCTGCGATGATGTCTGTGTTTACTGCGTATCATGTATCAAATCATTGTACATTGGCGGAAAAACACCCCGGCATTTAGTTGATCTTTTGATGAATGAACTTACTGATCCGCAAGAATATGACCTTGTAAAATGGCATGAACAATTACAGGACTATATTGATCGGCATTAATTTCATGTTACCAATTAAACTCTTTGGGAAACGGGGAACCATTTACCCCCGTAAATCCCTGAAAATCTCGAAAAAATGTCCCCAAGAAAATTTATTCAATAAATTCAATGGTTGCAACATTTGCAAAAGGCTTTGGGAGCAAGATACCGGGTGTTTAAATCATCCTGCCCCGAACAGTAAATTCAAAGGCTTACAGCATTCGTTGTTGGGTAACCCTCCCGTATATTAGGCCCAGCGAAGAATAAATATTTTTCTGACAAAACAGACTTTCACTGTTTCACCTGAAATATTAATCCTCACATTTTCCACATATTTTACTCCTTCTCATCTCACAATTGTATCTTAGTACTCCACCATACGAGACATAAAACTTTGAGGGGCTTACTGCACCATCTCAATCATATCGGGGAGACTATGAAAATTAAAAGCATAAACACGGTTATTATTTTGGTCATTTCCATTTCAATTATTATTGCTATGACAACGGGGATAACCTGGATAGACAGCGACACCTACTCAACCGTTGTCAGCAGCCAACGGGAAGGAATGGACAATCTGGTAAAAAACTCGATTTCGTCCATGCGCACCTATATCAAGGAGGTTAAGCTTTCCAGCCGTATGCTGGCAGAAGATGAAAGAATCATCAGGGCTCTTGAAGGTGGTGGAAAGGAAGACGCAAACCAGATTCTCAAGCTGTTTCTCAGACGAGCCGATGATTGCTGGGCGGCTTTTGTTTTTGATACGAAAGGGGAAATTGTCTCTGGATACACTGCAAATGGCAAGGACCTTAAAGGGGCCGACCGCTCTTCCCGCGATTATGTGCAGGCTATTATATCCGGACAGGACAATTCTTTAACCGGTAAGATTTTGAAATCAAAAACACAATCCCGGCTTGTCTTTGCTTCAGCCGTTGCAGTACGTGACAATAACGGTAAAGTAATAGGGGGTGTAGGAATTTTCCCTCTCTGGGATAAATTCAGTGCCACCTTTATCGATCCAATTCGTATAGGCCAGAACGGTTACGCTGCAATGCTTGACAGCAGCGGCAGAACCATTGCCCATGGAACAAACAAAAAACTTCTGCTCAAAGATGTTTCAGGCCACGGATTCGTTCAAGATATCC from Desulfovibrio sp. JC022 includes:
- a CDS encoding (Fe-S)-binding protein translates to MTPKIYFNPGCALSIYKPEMEVAILDFLNRNYKQTLLHKICCRHEPQLDGGSVIINVCAGCDKRFSSLYEGISTISLWEVLDSLDSFDFPDYQGLKMSVHDACPVRGNAGVHQAVRNLLGKMNIEIVETKFHGSKSVCCGDDFYPKLPVEKVHTLMKKRADSMPCDDVCVYCVSCIKSLYIGGKTPRHLVDLLMNELTDPQEYDLVKWHEQLQDYIDRH